One window of the Haloarcula halobia genome contains the following:
- the ppc gene encoding phosphoenolpyruvate carboxylase, protein MTLHARDIKQDVRELGELLGDVLEAQSSTEAFETVEQIRTSSIEYRRGDAETRKDVGRTLDRLSPAEQDIVSRAFTTYFELINLAEERHRVRQIREESQEGVLEDSVAEAVQLLSERGADAETLEDVLEDVLIQPTFTAHPTEARRKTVKAKLRAVARDLETLDEVRLTDREEALVERDLEAEVTSLWQTPQVRDRRPEVTDEALNVQWYLENVLFDVIDRVYDELEYAIDEEYDDDVDVSKLYEFRSWAGSDRDGNPFVTPEVTEETLERQRDTILPLYRDKLKELSGVLSQDADNIDTDERFDERLEDHKARLPGVASEAEERYPDEPYRQKLKLMRESVLRVGDVRQGGYDGPQELLTDLRAIAESLRENEAQVIAESQVDPLVRKVDTFGFSLASLDLRDHRAMHTNAIAEAVDRHGIDYDGMDEDERVEFLTEAILQEDSVIDMTETDGLSEDSERVMRRFRETAEWQKEFGVDAIDTYAISWCEEPSHALEVLFLGDQVGIVDLPGYCGLDIVPLLESEYALSGARRIMGTLFENEAYEMALEARNNIQEIMLGYSDSNKENGFLAANWSLYNNQKRLANITSDFDVEMRLFHGRGGSISRGGGPMNDAMLALPNETVTGQIKFTEQGEAISEKYANEDIAERNLEQMLNAQVRARYNALEEPVEDIPEEWSEAMKTAADAARDEYQDLLETDGFVEYFEQATPIRVIENLNMGSRPASRSEDRSVDDLRAIPWVFSWTQARCIIPGWYSIATGLEAYLEDGGDIESLQEMYREWPFFRTKIDNASLALARTDMEIAREYADLADGDLRDRIFPRIEDEYERTVDLVTEITDREGLLDRDWLEENLDRRNPYVDPLNLLQVRLLAQSHLTETEQRTLRLTVQGIAAGMKNTG, encoded by the coding sequence ATGACTTTGCACGCCAGAGATATCAAACAGGACGTGCGGGAGCTGGGGGAGCTCCTCGGCGACGTCCTCGAGGCCCAGTCGTCGACCGAAGCCTTCGAGACCGTAGAGCAGATCCGGACGTCGTCTATCGAATATCGACGCGGCGACGCGGAGACGCGCAAAGACGTGGGCCGCACGCTCGACCGCCTCTCGCCCGCCGAGCAGGACATCGTCTCGCGGGCCTTCACGACGTACTTCGAGCTCATCAACCTCGCCGAGGAGCGCCACCGCGTGCGACAGATTCGCGAGGAGAGTCAGGAGGGGGTCCTGGAAGACAGCGTGGCCGAAGCCGTGCAGCTGCTCTCGGAACGGGGCGCCGACGCCGAGACCCTCGAGGACGTGCTCGAGGACGTGCTCATCCAGCCGACGTTCACCGCCCACCCGACCGAGGCCCGCCGGAAGACGGTGAAGGCCAAGCTTCGCGCCGTCGCTCGCGACCTGGAGACCTTAGACGAGGTCCGCCTGACCGACCGCGAGGAGGCCCTCGTCGAGCGCGACCTGGAGGCCGAGGTGACCAGCCTCTGGCAGACCCCACAGGTCCGTGACCGCCGCCCCGAGGTCACCGACGAGGCCCTGAACGTCCAGTGGTACTTGGAGAACGTCCTCTTCGACGTCATCGACCGCGTCTACGACGAACTCGAATACGCCATCGACGAGGAGTACGACGATGACGTCGACGTCTCGAAGCTCTACGAGTTCCGGTCCTGGGCCGGGTCCGACCGGGACGGGAACCCCTTCGTCACCCCCGAGGTCACCGAGGAGACGCTGGAACGCCAGCGCGACACCATCCTCCCGCTGTACCGTGACAAGCTCAAGGAACTCTCCGGCGTGCTGAGCCAGGACGCGGACAACATCGACACCGACGAGCGCTTCGACGAACGCCTCGAGGACCACAAGGCGCGTCTCCCCGGCGTCGCCAGCGAGGCCGAGGAGCGGTACCCCGACGAGCCCTACCGGCAAAAGCTCAAGCTGATGCGCGAGTCGGTCCTGCGCGTCGGCGACGTCCGACAGGGCGGCTACGATGGCCCACAGGAGCTGCTGACGGACCTGCGTGCCATCGCCGAGAGCCTGCGCGAGAACGAGGCCCAGGTCATCGCCGAGTCGCAGGTCGACCCGCTGGTCCGGAAGGTCGACACCTTCGGCTTCTCGCTGGCCAGCCTCGACCTGCGCGACCACCGCGCGATGCACACCAACGCCATCGCCGAGGCCGTCGACCGCCACGGCATCGACTACGACGGGATGGACGAGGACGAACGCGTCGAGTTCCTCACCGAGGCCATCCTCCAGGAGGACTCGGTCATCGACATGACGGAGACCGACGGCCTCTCGGAGGACTCCGAGCGCGTCATGCGGCGGTTCCGCGAGACCGCCGAGTGGCAAAAGGAGTTCGGCGTCGACGCCATCGACACCTACGCCATCAGCTGGTGTGAGGAGCCCAGCCACGCCCTGGAGGTCCTGTTCCTGGGCGACCAGGTCGGCATCGTCGACCTGCCGGGCTACTGCGGGCTGGACATCGTCCCGCTGCTGGAGTCCGAGTACGCCCTCTCGGGCGCCCGGCGCATCATGGGGACCCTGTTCGAGAACGAGGCCTACGAGATGGCCCTGGAGGCTCGAAACAACATCCAGGAGATAATGCTGGGGTACTCGGACTCCAACAAGGAAAACGGGTTCCTCGCGGCCAACTGGTCGCTGTACAACAACCAGAAGCGCCTGGCCAACATCACGAGCGACTTCGACGTCGAGATGCGCCTGTTCCACGGCCGTGGCGGCTCTATCTCCCGCGGGGGCGGCCCGATGAACGACGCGATGCTGGCACTGCCAAACGAGACGGTCACCGGCCAGATCAAGTTCACCGAGCAGGGCGAGGCCATCTCCGAGAAGTACGCCAACGAGGACATCGCCGAGCGCAACCTCGAACAGATGCTCAACGCCCAGGTCCGGGCCCGCTACAACGCCTTAGAGGAACCGGTCGAGGACATCCCCGAGGAGTGGTCCGAGGCGATGAAGACGGCGGCAGACGCCGCCCGCGACGAGTACCAGGACCTGCTCGAGACCGACGGCTTCGTCGAGTACTTCGAGCAGGCCACGCCCATCAGGGTCATCGAGAACCTCAACATGGGGTCGCGGCCGGCCTCCCGCAGCGAGGACCGCAGCGTCGACGACCTGCGCGCCATCCCGTGGGTGTTCTCCTGGACCCAGGCCCGCTGTATCATCCCCGGGTGGTACTCCATCGCCACCGGACTGGAGGCCTACCTGGAGGACGGTGGGGACATCGAATCCCTGCAGGAGATGTACCGGGAGTGGCCGTTCTTCCGGACGAAGATAGACAACGCCTCGCTCGCGCTGGCCCGGACCGACATGGAGATCGCCCGGGAGTACGCTGACCTCGCCGACGGGGACCTCCGCGACCGCATCTTCCCGCGCATCGAGGACGAGTACGAACGGACTGTCGACCTCGTCACGGAGATAACCGACCGCGAAGGGCTGCTCGACCGTGACTGGCTCGAGGAGAATCTCGATCGGCGCAACCCGTACGTCGACCCGCTGAACCTCCTGCAGGTCCGCCTGCTGGCCCAGTCACACCTCACCGAAACCGAGCAGCGCACCCTCCGGCTGACCGTCCAGGGCATCGCCGCCGGCATGAAAAACACGGGATAA
- a CDS encoding universal stress protein, with the protein MALERILLAVGPNDKDRVEELARTVIDIAGPTGAEVTVAHVFTEDQYEDVVDRLEFASTGEADPDEVADRHTTVRDLSKRLEEAGIVHSARGAVGNHGDQIVSLAEDTGAGLVVVGGRKRSPTGKAVFGSTAQEVMLNAPCPVTFVRGED; encoded by the coding sequence ATGGCACTGGAACGGATACTGCTCGCCGTCGGCCCGAACGACAAGGACCGCGTCGAAGAACTCGCTCGCACCGTCATCGACATCGCCGGTCCCACCGGCGCGGAGGTCACCGTCGCACACGTCTTCACCGAGGACCAGTACGAGGACGTCGTCGACCGCCTCGAGTTTGCCTCGACCGGCGAGGCCGACCCCGACGAAGTCGCCGACCGACACACCACGGTTCGCGATCTCAGCAAGCGGCTCGAGGAGGCCGGCATCGTCCACTCCGCCCGGGGTGCCGTCGGGAACCACGGCGACCAGATCGTCTCGCTCGCCGAGGATACCGGCGCCGGCCTCGTCGTCGTCGGCGGCCGCAAGCGATCCCCGACCGGGAAGGCCGTCTTCGGTTCGACCGCACAGGAGGTCATGCTGAACGCGCCGTGCCCGGTCACCTTCGTCCGCGGCGAGGATTGA
- the glpB gene encoding glycerol-3-phosphate dehydrogenase subunit GlpB has protein sequence MAIESDVLVVGGGLAGLTSAITAAREGADVRLVSYKQSTLRHASGLVDLLGYTPDGEGPLTDPYEAMAALHDDHPYRTVGVETVREAMALFDEVTGYQGGHTDTNALLPTHGGTVKPTARYPPGAAAGVASDDRDMLLVGLESMTDFDAPHAAAHLDAAGVPFAVRGVTIQFPGDLRADAKVTRYAKQLDTNAEVAVRGRNRPVRDALAERVNPLLEGEERVGFPAVLGDDRADAVRAALAEKMGVDVFEVPSGPPSLPGLRLEDALFEALDESGARFETGNPVVDYEGDGAIERVFVEKYGTKIPISAAQYVLATGGLVGKGIESDREAVREPAFDCHVPHPADRYEWFDVDVFGDHAFAAFGVVTDATLRPLDGSGAPEFDNLRAAGGVLGGYDYAAEKSGAGVSIATGYAAGRNAAREVR, from the coding sequence ATGGCGATTGAGTCGGACGTCCTCGTCGTCGGCGGCGGCCTGGCCGGGCTCACGAGCGCCATCACCGCCGCCCGCGAGGGCGCGGACGTGCGCCTGGTCTCCTACAAGCAGAGCACGCTCCGGCACGCCTCGGGACTGGTCGACCTGCTCGGGTACACGCCCGACGGCGAGGGGCCGCTGACCGATCCGTACGAGGCGATGGCAGCACTCCACGACGACCACCCCTACCGAACCGTGGGCGTCGAGACGGTCCGGGAGGCGATGGCACTGTTCGACGAGGTGACGGGCTACCAGGGCGGCCACACCGACACCAACGCCCTGCTCCCGACCCACGGCGGCACGGTGAAACCGACCGCGCGGTATCCTCCCGGGGCCGCCGCCGGCGTGGCGAGCGACGACCGCGACATGTTGCTGGTGGGCCTGGAGTCGATGACCGACTTCGACGCACCCCACGCCGCCGCCCACCTGGACGCCGCCGGCGTCCCGTTCGCCGTTCGGGGCGTCACCATCCAGTTCCCCGGCGACCTGCGCGCGGACGCGAAGGTGACCCGGTACGCCAAACAGCTGGACACGAACGCCGAGGTAGCCGTCCGCGGCCGGAACCGGCCCGTCCGCGACGCACTCGCCGAGCGCGTGAACCCGCTGCTAGAGGGCGAGGAACGGGTCGGCTTCCCGGCGGTGCTGGGCGACGACAGGGCCGACGCGGTCAGGGCGGCCCTGGCCGAGAAGATGGGCGTCGACGTCTTCGAGGTCCCCTCGGGCCCGCCGTCGCTGCCCGGCCTGCGCCTCGAGGACGCGCTGTTCGAGGCCCTGGACGAGTCGGGTGCGAGGTTCGAGACGGGCAACCCCGTCGTCGACTACGAGGGCGACGGGGCCATCGAGCGGGTCTTCGTCGAGAAGTACGGTACGAAGATCCCGATCTCGGCAGCCCAGTACGTGCTCGCCACGGGGGGCCTGGTCGGGAAGGGCATCGAGTCCGACCGCGAGGCGGTCCGCGAACCGGCCTTCGACTGCCACGTGCCCCACCCCGCGGACCGCTACGAATGGTTCGACGTCGACGTCTTCGGCGACCACGCGTTCGCGGCCTTCGGTGTCGTGACGGACGCGACGTTGCGGCCGCTGGACGGGTCCGGTGCCCCGGAGTTCGACAACCTCCGGGCCGCAGGGGGCGTCCTCGGCGGGTACGACTACGCGGCCGAGAAGTCCGGTGCCGGGGTATCGATCGCGACAGGCTACGCGGCGGGCCGGAACGCCGCACGGGAGGTACGATGA
- a CDS encoding anaerobic glycerol-3-phosphate dehydrogenase subunit C: protein MSDAEESPTFEPVAPNTGDEFEPVDVFPDSDDFDLRPGADSCYKCAACDTNCPVAEVDDDFPGPKFQGPEQWRLKQTDDDYTVDDSIMSCSNCMRCDDACPSGVPLSQMHNTARGEYVSEQMDKLSVEYVRNRILANYRTSAFFASKVPRLANVAMNFGPARWLMEKTLGVTSERDFPEFARETFREWWAARGGADASRSNARESRQRRGEPTDSEKKVAYFHGCYSNYNTPEVGKAMVRVYEHFGYEVVAPEQRCSGTPMFANGMLADARRHAAVNVSSMSDLVEQGYDAVASCTSCSMALRQEYPELFDIDGIEAVAANTFEALEYLRINEDLTGAVREAEVSGDLAEEFAYHAPCHARNQGLDRQAVELFRDLDGAGIEDVGESCSGISGTYGWKEEKYEKSMAIGEEMFEHMAHAQGEVGMTECPTCAMQMEHGSGYEIRHPLELLEAALVE from the coding sequence ATGAGCGACGCAGAAGAGAGCCCTACATTCGAGCCAGTTGCACCGAACACGGGAGACGAGTTCGAACCGGTCGACGTCTTCCCCGACAGCGACGACTTCGACCTGCGCCCCGGTGCGGACTCCTGTTACAAGTGCGCCGCCTGTGACACAAACTGCCCGGTGGCGGAGGTCGACGACGATTTCCCCGGCCCGAAGTTCCAGGGGCCGGAACAGTGGCGCCTGAAACAGACGGACGACGACTACACCGTCGACGACTCCATCATGTCGTGTTCGAACTGTATGCGCTGTGACGACGCCTGTCCGTCGGGCGTCCCGCTCAGCCAGATGCACAACACGGCACGGGGCGAGTACGTCAGCGAGCAGATGGACAAGCTCTCGGTCGAGTACGTCCGCAACCGCATCCTCGCGAACTACCGCACCTCGGCGTTCTTCGCGAGCAAGGTCCCGCGCCTCGCGAACGTCGCGATGAACTTCGGGCCGGCTCGCTGGCTGATGGAAAAGACGCTTGGGGTCACCAGCGAGCGGGACTTCCCCGAGTTCGCCCGGGAGACGTTCCGCGAGTGGTGGGCGGCCCGCGGCGGGGCCGACGCCTCCCGCAGTAACGCCCGCGAGAGCCGCCAGCGCCGCGGGGAACCCACCGACAGCGAGAAGAAAGTGGCGTACTTCCACGGCTGTTACTCCAACTACAACACCCCGGAGGTGGGGAAGGCGATGGTCAGGGTGTACGAGCACTTCGGCTACGAGGTCGTCGCGCCCGAACAGCGGTGTTCCGGGACGCCGATGTTCGCAAACGGGATGCTCGCCGACGCCCGCCGGCACGCGGCGGTCAACGTCTCCTCGATGTCGGACCTGGTCGAACAGGGCTACGACGCCGTCGCGTCCTGTACCTCCTGTTCGATGGCGCTGCGCCAGGAGTACCCCGAGCTGTTCGACATCGACGGCATCGAGGCGGTCGCGGCGAACACCTTCGAGGCCCTCGAGTACCTGCGCATCAACGAGGACCTGACGGGGGCGGTCCGGGAGGCGGAGGTCTCGGGCGACCTGGCCGAGGAGTTCGCCTACCACGCGCCGTGTCACGCCCGCAACCAGGGCCTGGACCGCCAGGCGGTCGAGCTGTTCCGTGACCTCGACGGGGCGGGCATCGAGGACGTCGGCGAGTCCTGCTCGGGCATCTCGGGCACCTACGGCTGGAAGGAGGAGAAGTACGAGAAGTCAATGGCGATCGGCGAAGAGATGTTCGAGCACATGGCCCACGCCCAGGGCGAGGTGGGCATGACCGAGTGCCCCACGTGTGCCATGCAGATGGAACACGGCTCCGGGTACGAGATCCGCCACCCGCTTGAACTGCTCGAGGCCGCCCTCGTCGAGTGA
- the glpA gene encoding anaerobic glycerol-3-phosphate dehydrogenase subunit GlpA: MASTPHIAVLGGGSTGAGIARDLAMRGLDVTLLEQGNLTHGTTGRMHGLLHSGGRYAVSDQASATECIEENRVLRDIASHCVEMTGGLFVKRPEDSEEYFEEKLQGCAECGIPAEAVSREEARAMEPHLAKDIDKAITVPDGAVDPFRLVVANAASAQEHGARIETHSTVTDLLVEGGEIVGVEVEHASGPGKRVHGTEGGTEEIHADYVVNATGAWAGRIGDMAGLDIEVRPSKGVMTIMNVRQVDTVINRCKPKGDADIIVPHETTAILGTTDEEVEDPEDYPEEQWEVDMMIDTLSELVPMLEQARTIRSFWGVRPLYEPPDVGSTDPTDITRDFFLLDHEDRDDVSGMTSIVGGKFTTYRMMGEKISDHVCGKFGIDADCRTAAVPLPGSEDFSVLRDYMAEFGLRSPIGRRSVERLGSRADEVLKTDRPNPTVCECEGVTRAEVKDAITGSGSDLNAVRIRTRATMGNCQGGICSHRLANELHQEYDQNVVRQAWDELLQERWKGQRHALWGQQLSQAALNYSLHATTQNRDHDPADGDPVDFAAFDDGVAPSDGSGATDVAADGGRHGD, translated from the coding sequence ATGGCATCGACACCACACATCGCCGTCCTCGGAGGCGGTTCGACCGGTGCGGGAATCGCCAGGGACCTCGCGATGCGGGGGCTCGACGTGACGCTCCTCGAACAGGGGAACCTCACGCACGGGACGACCGGGCGGATGCACGGGTTGCTCCACAGCGGGGGACGCTACGCCGTCTCGGATCAGGCGAGTGCGACCGAGTGTATCGAGGAGAACCGCGTCCTCCGGGACATCGCCAGTCACTGCGTCGAGATGACCGGCGGCCTGTTCGTCAAACGGCCCGAGGACTCCGAGGAGTACTTCGAGGAGAAGCTGCAGGGCTGTGCGGAGTGTGGCATTCCGGCGGAAGCAGTCTCTCGTGAGGAGGCTCGCGCGATGGAGCCCCACCTGGCAAAGGACATCGACAAGGCCATCACGGTGCCCGACGGCGCGGTCGACCCCTTCCGTCTCGTGGTCGCCAACGCCGCGAGCGCACAGGAACACGGCGCTCGCATCGAGACCCACTCGACGGTCACGGACCTGCTCGTCGAGGGCGGCGAGATCGTCGGGGTCGAGGTCGAACACGCCTCGGGGCCGGGCAAACGCGTCCACGGGACCGAGGGCGGCACGGAGGAGATACACGCCGACTACGTCGTCAACGCCACCGGCGCCTGGGCGGGGCGAATCGGCGACATGGCGGGCCTGGACATCGAGGTCCGCCCGTCGAAGGGCGTCATGACCATCATGAACGTCCGGCAGGTCGACACGGTCATCAACCGCTGTAAGCCCAAGGGTGACGCCGACATCATCGTCCCCCACGAGACGACGGCCATCCTGGGGACCACCGACGAGGAGGTCGAGGACCCCGAGGATTACCCCGAGGAACAGTGGGAGGTCGATATGATGATCGACACGCTCTCTGAGCTGGTGCCGATGCTCGAGCAAGCCCGGACCATCCGCTCGTTCTGGGGCGTCCGGCCGCTGTACGAACCGCCGGACGTCGGCAGCACCGATCCGACGGATATCACGCGCGACTTCTTCCTGCTGGACCACGAGGACCGCGACGACGTGTCGGGGATGACCAGCATCGTCGGCGGGAAGTTCACCACCTACCGGATGATGGGCGAGAAGATATCGGACCACGTCTGCGGAAAGTTCGGTATCGACGCCGACTGTCGGACCGCGGCGGTGCCGCTCCCGGGCAGCGAGGACTTCTCGGTCCTGCGGGACTACATGGCCGAATTCGGCCTGCGCTCGCCCATCGGTCGCCGTAGCGTCGAGCGCCTCGGCTCGCGCGCCGACGAGGTTCTGAAGACCGACCGGCCGAACCCGACGGTCTGTGAGTGCGAGGGGGTGACCCGTGCGGAGGTCAAGGACGCCATCACGGGGTCCGGCTCGGACCTCAACGCCGTCCGCATCCGCACGCGGGCGACGATGGGGAACTGCCAGGGGGGTATCTGCAGTCACCGACTCGCGAACGAGCTCCACCAGGAGTACGACCAGAACGTCGTCCGCCAGGCCTGGGACGAACTCCTCCAGGAGCGCTGGAAGGGCCAGCGCCACGCGCTGTGGGGCCAGCAGCTCTCACAGGCGGCCCTGAACTACTCGCTGCACGCGACGACCCAGAACCGGGACCACGACCCCGCCGACGGCGACCCCGTCGACTTCGCCGCGTTCGACGACGGCGTCGCCCCCTCTGACGGGTCGGGCGCCACGGACGTCGCCGCCGACGGGGGGCGACATGGCGATTGA
- a CDS encoding Cdc6/Cdc18 family protein gives MDLESRIQRRQRRESDQGLVRDYESLSPVFHAEEPTDRGPVFEKLLDHLDPVFDGTLPPNAYVHGPMGAGKSAVVTALFAKLDALPTDGRSIIYTSTRAEPATSPAFVYVDTRATGSEFAFYHAVLDSLTEEAVPEHGIGTETLRSRLMDLLDGRPTGAVVAVDHVDDPDGTDPTALVDLFAGLPSNTSWLAVGQSPPTEVRLTDYTAHAIAIEPYRQQTLVDVLMTRASDGLTQQALEHAVARRIARWADGNAHHALAVLLVAAATAESAGRDHITGGDVAAAIDEMPSPCVELGRVLALPANRRAVLRELIDLDDDATASVTRTTTAISDRDAVDLSPGTVKRFLYEMAEAGIVDRVKADGWSGQGRPPSRVEPRFPPTAFRRLYDLGV, from the coding sequence ATGGACCTCGAATCCCGCATCCAACGGCGACAGCGGCGTGAGAGCGACCAGGGTCTCGTCCGCGACTACGAGTCGCTGTCGCCGGTGTTCCACGCCGAGGAGCCCACGGACCGGGGCCCGGTCTTCGAGAAGTTGCTCGACCACCTCGATCCGGTCTTCGACGGCACCCTCCCGCCGAACGCGTACGTCCACGGGCCGATGGGGGCGGGCAAGTCGGCCGTCGTCACCGCCCTGTTCGCGAAGCTCGACGCCCTGCCTACGGACGGACGCTCGATAATCTACACGAGCACGCGGGCCGAACCCGCGACGTCGCCCGCCTTCGTCTACGTCGACACCCGGGCGACCGGGAGCGAGTTCGCCTTCTACCACGCCGTCCTCGACAGCCTCACCGAGGAGGCCGTTCCCGAACACGGCATCGGGACCGAGACGCTCAGGTCTCGCCTCATGGACCTGCTGGACGGGCGCCCCACCGGCGCCGTCGTCGCCGTCGACCACGTCGACGACCCGGACGGCACCGACCCGACGGCGCTCGTCGACCTGTTTGCCGGCCTCCCGAGTAACACGAGCTGGCTCGCCGTCGGCCAGTCCCCGCCGACGGAGGTCCGGCTTACCGACTACACCGCTCACGCCATCGCTATCGAACCGTACCGACAGCAGACGCTGGTCGACGTGTTGATGACGCGGGCCTCGGACGGCCTGACCCAGCAGGCGCTCGAGCACGCGGTCGCCCGTCGCATCGCCAGGTGGGCCGACGGGAACGCCCACCACGCGCTGGCGGTGCTCCTCGTCGCGGCGGCCACCGCCGAGTCGGCCGGCCGGGACCACATCACCGGGGGCGACGTAGCGGCGGCCATCGACGAGATGCCGTCGCCCTGCGTCGAACTGGGGCGGGTCCTCGCGCTCCCGGCGAACCGCCGGGCGGTGCTCAGAGAACTCATCGACCTCGACGACGACGCGACGGCGTCGGTCACGCGGACGACGACGGCCATCAGCGACCGCGACGCGGTCGACCTCTCGCCGGGGACGGTCAAGCGCTTCCTCTACGAGATGGCGGAAGCGGGCATCGTCGACCGCGTGAAGGCCGACGGCTGGAGCGGCCAGGGACGGCCGCCCAGTCGCGTCGAACCGCGGTTCCCGCCGACGGCGTTCCGCCGCCTCTACGACCTCGGGGTCTGA
- a CDS encoding PAS domain S-box protein: MTVASDGTIRVLHVDDDPEFTELTATFLQQEDDRFVVESASSAAEGLDHLETSVPDCVVSDYDMPGDNGLAFLETVRSEHADLPFILYTGRGSETVASEAISAGVTEYLQKSGGTEQYAMLANKISNAVERMEAEVARKRHLAAVESAQEGISILDEDGRFVYVNEAYAALYGYDPAAMVGEHWELVYPAGATDVAYEEILPAVASEGYWHGETTGLRADGSTFPEDHVVSRTETGDMVCTVRDVSDTRDREAELALKDRAMDEAPVGITLTDPSQDDNPLVYVNDRFEEITGYDRAGIVGHNCRILQGERTDPEPVAELRAAIDAERPVTVELRNYRADGTEFWNRVTVAPITDGTGEVTNFVGFQEEVTERTERALTLERKNKRLDAFTGMVSHDLRNPLHVAEGSLELAREECDNEHVDRASEAVQRSLALVDDLLTLAREGRDLADVEPVSLADVFEECWTNVDTDDATLALQGDVTIRADRSRLVQLLENLVRNAVEHGRRDVTVTAGPLDGGFYVADDGPGIPVEERQAVFEPGHSTSENGTGIGLAIVERIADAHGWDLAITTGPEDGARFEFTGVDTAR, from the coding sequence GTGACCGTGGCAAGTGACGGCACGATTCGGGTGCTCCACGTCGACGACGACCCGGAGTTCACCGAACTGACCGCGACGTTCCTCCAGCAGGAGGACGACCGGTTCGTCGTCGAATCGGCGTCCTCCGCGGCCGAGGGGCTCGACCACCTCGAAACCAGCGTGCCCGACTGTGTCGTCTCCGATTACGACATGCCCGGGGACAACGGGCTGGCGTTTCTCGAGACGGTCCGGAGCGAGCACGCCGACCTCCCTTTCATCCTGTATACCGGACGTGGGAGCGAAACGGTCGCGAGCGAGGCGATATCGGCCGGCGTGACGGAGTACCTCCAGAAGTCCGGCGGGACCGAACAGTACGCGATGCTGGCCAACAAGATATCCAACGCCGTCGAGCGCATGGAGGCAGAGGTGGCCCGGAAACGTCACCTCGCGGCCGTCGAGAGCGCACAGGAGGGCATCAGCATCCTCGACGAGGACGGCCGGTTCGTCTACGTCAACGAGGCCTACGCCGCCCTCTACGGGTACGACCCCGCGGCGATGGTGGGCGAGCACTGGGAGCTGGTCTACCCGGCCGGGGCAACTGACGTCGCGTACGAGGAGATACTCCCGGCGGTCGCCTCGGAGGGGTACTGGCACGGGGAGACGACTGGCCTCCGGGCCGACGGGTCGACGTTCCCGGAGGACCACGTCGTCTCACGGACCGAAACGGGCGACATGGTCTGTACCGTCCGGGACGTGAGCGACACGCGGGACCGCGAGGCCGAACTCGCCCTGAAAGACCGCGCCATGGACGAGGCCCCCGTCGGCATCACACTCACCGACCCCTCACAGGACGACAACCCCCTGGTCTACGTCAACGACCGCTTCGAGGAGATAACCGGCTACGACCGGGCGGGGATAGTCGGCCACAACTGCCGAATCCTTCAGGGCGAGAGGACCGACCCGGAACCGGTGGCCGAACTGCGGGCGGCGATCGACGCGGAGCGGCCGGTCACGGTCGAGCTGCGAAACTACCGCGCGGACGGCACCGAGTTCTGGAACCGGGTCACCGTCGCGCCCATCACGGACGGGACCGGCGAGGTGACGAACTTCGTCGGGTTCCAGGAGGAGGTCACCGAACGCACGGAGCGTGCGCTGACCCTCGAACGCAAGAACAAGCGCCTGGACGCGTTTACCGGGATGGTGAGCCACGACCTCCGGAACCCACTCCACGTCGCGGAGGGCAGTCTCGAACTGGCCCGCGAGGAGTGTGACAACGAACACGTCGACCGGGCCAGCGAGGCAGTCCAGCGGAGTCTGGCGCTCGTCGACGACCTGCTGACCCTGGCACGGGAGGGTCGCGATTTGGCCGACGTCGAACCCGTCTCTCTCGCCGACGTCTTCGAGGAGTGCTGGACGAACGTCGACACGGACGACGCGACGCTCGCGTTACAGGGAGACGTAACGATACGAGCCGACCGGAGCAGACTGGTACAACTGCTCGAGAACCTCGTCCGCAACGCCGTCGAACACGGCAGGCGGGACGTGACCGTCACCGCCGGTCCCCTCGACGGCGGCTTCTACGTCGCCGACGACGGCCCGGGCATCCCGGTCGAGGAGCGCCAGGCGGTGTTCGAACCGGGCCACTCGACGAGCGAGAACGGGACCGGTATCGGGCTGGCAATCGTCGAGCGCATCGCCGACGCCCACGGCTGGGACCTCGCGATTACGACGGGGCCCGAGGACGGCGCCCGCTTCGAGTTCACCGGCGTCGACACCGCCCGGTGA